The following are from one region of the Moritella sp. 24 genome:
- the fadB gene encoding fatty acid oxidation complex subunit alpha FadB: protein MIYQAEQLSVTLLEDGIAELKYDAKGPVNKFDQATLQALTEAVKVLQTNSDIKGLIQTSGKGAFIVGADITEFLELFKLPEAELLGWLEQANAVFNAIEDLPYPTISAVNGHALGGGCEAILATDFRVADTTARIGLPETKLGIMPGFGGTVRLPRLIGADNAVEWITTGKDYKAPAALKFGTVDAVVAPEKLRDAALSMIKDAIAGKLDWQSRRAQKQAPLGLNKIEATMSFSTALGMVYAKAGKHYPAPTAAVKTVEAAARMDRTGALGVEAATFIKLAKTDAAQALVGLFLSDQALKAGAKKAAKAGKATNKAAVLGAGIMGGGIAYQSAVKGTPVIMKDINDAALDLGMSTASGLLTTQLKRGRIDGTKLAKVISSITPTLSYNSVDEADIIVEAVVENPKIKAAVLAELEDNVSEDTVITSNTSTIPINVLAKSLKRPEQFCGMHFFNPVHKMPLVEIIRGEKSSDETIATTVAYAAKMGKTPIVVNDCPGFFVNRVLFPYFFGFSKLIADGADFVAVDKVMEKEFGWPMGPAYLLDVVGIDTGHHAAAVMADGFPERMAKTGKDSIDVMFEATRYGQKNGIGFYSYAKDRRGRVQKTPDAKSYELLAEVASEKADFTKDEIIARCMIPMINEVVRCLEEGIVATPGDADMALIYGIGFPPFRGGVFRYLDTMGLDKYIELADSLADLGPLYQVTDGLRQRAADGKTFY from the coding sequence ATGATTTACCAAGCCGAACAACTCTCGGTCACTCTATTAGAAGATGGCATCGCAGAATTAAAATATGACGCGAAAGGCCCAGTTAATAAATTTGATCAAGCAACATTACAAGCATTAACTGAAGCTGTAAAAGTACTACAGACTAATTCAGACATTAAAGGACTAATTCAAACATCAGGAAAAGGTGCATTCATCGTTGGCGCTGATATCACTGAATTCCTTGAGCTGTTTAAACTACCTGAAGCTGAATTACTTGGTTGGTTGGAACAAGCAAATGCAGTATTCAACGCGATTGAAGACCTGCCTTATCCAACAATTTCAGCTGTTAACGGTCATGCTCTTGGCGGTGGTTGTGAAGCAATTCTTGCTACGGATTTCCGTGTAGCAGACACAACAGCACGTATCGGCTTACCTGAAACTAAATTAGGCATCATGCCTGGTTTTGGTGGCACAGTACGTTTACCACGTCTGATCGGCGCAGATAATGCAGTTGAATGGATCACAACAGGTAAAGATTATAAAGCACCTGCAGCCCTTAAGTTTGGCACTGTAGATGCAGTTGTAGCACCAGAAAAATTACGTGATGCTGCACTATCTATGATTAAAGATGCGATTGCAGGCAAACTTGACTGGCAATCACGTCGCGCTCAAAAACAAGCGCCACTAGGTTTAAACAAAATTGAAGCAACAATGAGCTTCTCTACTGCACTTGGTATGGTATACGCAAAAGCGGGTAAACATTATCCAGCACCAACAGCAGCAGTTAAAACAGTTGAAGCAGCAGCAAGAATGGACCGCACTGGTGCACTTGGTGTAGAAGCAGCAACATTCATTAAACTTGCTAAAACAGATGCAGCGCAAGCATTAGTTGGCTTATTCCTAAGTGACCAAGCATTAAAAGCTGGCGCGAAGAAAGCAGCAAAAGCAGGTAAAGCAACAAATAAAGCAGCCGTACTTGGCGCTGGTATCATGGGTGGCGGTATCGCTTACCAATCAGCAGTAAAAGGCACGCCTGTTATCATGAAAGATATCAACGATGCAGCACTTGATCTTGGTATGAGTACTGCGTCAGGTTTATTAACAACACAGCTAAAACGTGGCCGTATTGATGGAACTAAACTTGCGAAAGTTATTTCTTCAATCACACCGACGCTAAGCTATAACTCAGTTGATGAAGCTGACATTATCGTTGAAGCGGTTGTTGAAAATCCAAAAATTAAAGCAGCTGTACTGGCTGAGTTAGAAGATAACGTAAGTGAAGACACTGTAATCACTTCAAACACGTCAACGATTCCAATTAATGTACTTGCGAAGAGCTTAAAACGCCCAGAACAATTCTGTGGTATGCACTTCTTCAATCCTGTACACAAAATGCCACTTGTAGAAATCATCCGTGGTGAGAAATCATCTGATGAAACAATTGCTACAACAGTTGCTTACGCTGCGAAAATGGGCAAAACACCTATCGTTGTTAATGACTGCCCAGGTTTCTTCGTTAACCGCGTATTATTCCCTTACTTCTTCGGCTTCTCAAAATTAATCGCTGACGGCGCTGACTTTGTTGCTGTTGATAAAGTAATGGAGAAAGAATTCGGTTGGCCAATGGGTCCTGCATATCTGTTAGATGTTGTTGGTATTGATACTGGTCACCATGCTGCAGCAGTTATGGCAGATGGTTTCCCAGAACGTATGGCTAAAACAGGCAAAGATTCTATCGATGTTATGTTTGAAGCAACACGTTACGGTCAGAAAAATGGCATTGGTTTCTATTCTTACGCTAAAGATCGTCGTGGTCGCGTTCAGAAAACACCTGATGCGAAAAGCTATGAACTACTTGCTGAAGTAGCTAGCGAAAAAGCTGATTTCACTAAAGATGAGATCATTGCTCGTTGTATGATCCCAATGATTAACGAAGTTGTTCGTTGTCTTGAAGAAGGTATTGTTGCTACACCAGGTGATGCTGATATGGCACTTATCTATGGTATTGGCTTCCCTCCATTCCGTGGTGGTGTATTCCGTTACCTAGATACTATGGGTCTAGATAAATACATTGAATTAGCAGATTCACTTGCTGATTTAGGACCTCTTTACCAAGTAACTGATGGCTTGCGTCAACGCGCAGCTGACGGCAAAACTTTTTACTAA